One part of the Tachysurus fulvidraco isolate hzauxx_2018 chromosome 23, HZAU_PFXX_2.0, whole genome shotgun sequence genome encodes these proteins:
- the corin gene encoding atrial natriuretic peptide-converting enzyme isoform X1 — MSSTEKLRALSLEEQREPPGIPGVDVQVMGDTCSHKLGSTKLLKLLIIILPCVCGLTCLITLLLAFTGIIGNGLLESSDSAPFSATDVSMATLFSNVAVTMDDNLDDVNTTTPISSETFHPQSSSTEPLISDSSSFSSSSFPLDATPTPTADWLMSFSTLNDWSSVEPTRTNSDPGACYDITEAQCHMLPYNQSGMLPGAMVVKHGEMEMFLRFFTYLNRLNCYSHIMLFGCSIALPQCVTDGGNMRVILPCQSFCEAAKEGCESVLQMFNASWPDFLRCSQFLNVSMATAGVTPTCYTPRHAKGRASVCGGTDSFLCATGVCVPQKLVCNGFNDCDDWSDEADCVCSEKEFRCGTGRCVNTSLLCDSYDDCGDLSDEHNCKCDSVKEHECGDGRCVPLEWLCDGDHDCVDKSDELNCSCKAQGLLECKSGQCIPSAFHCDGEEDCKDGSDEENCTKQQSHGSCPPDQPSCISTACSPGCGAGGGAGGGPCEPRNTSINCSGCEPISLELCMNLPYNTTRFPNYLGHQSQKESSVSWESSLFPALVQTNCYKYLMFFACTVLVPKCDLVTHHRVPPCRSLCRSSKERCELVLSIVGLQWPEEMDCVQFPEEGQENTPCLLPDPDVKECSPSHFKCHSGRCVLSSKRCDGHKDCDDESDEEHCGCRERGLFECPSDKSCIKNSMICDGFPDCSLQEDEENCSVCNDNELECNNHECVHRTLWCDGRKHCTDSSDEWNCVSLSDSVLLVSKTAVEYQVCADEWNLELSSIACKQLGLGAPLSTESVEDVQIFGRRRWLHVRTDWSLHNNTTLQGLLEKRGHSCHSRKKIALQCTRGECGRRPAARMVKRILGGRTSRPGRWPWQCSLQSEESGHICGCVLIGRRWALTVAHCFEGRESADVWKVVMGINNLDHPSTHTQTRSVKSVTVHSRYNRAVVDYDISIIELDEDVHISSHVRPVCLPEPGHTLTPDTYCYITGWGHMGNRMPFKLQEGVVRVISLSQCQSYFDMKTITSRMLCAGYEAGTIDSCMGDSGGPLVCEDPDGHWTLFGLTSWGSVCFSKVLGPGVYANITHFTEWIRRQIYLHTFHLV; from the exons ATGTCCTCCACGGAGAAGCTGCGCGCGCTCAGTCTGGAGGAGCAGCGCGAGCCCCCCGGG atACCAGGTGTTGATGTTCAGGTGATGGGGGACACATGTTCACATAAACTCGGCTCAACAAAGCTCCTGAAGCTGCTGATTATCatcctgccctgtgtgtgtggcctcACCTGCCTCATCACACTGCTGCTTGCCttcacag GAATCATTGGGAATGGACTTCTTGAATCCAGTGACTCCGCCCCTTTCTCCGCCACAGATGTTTCCATGGCGACACTCTTCTCCAATGTTGCTGTAACGATGGATGACAATCTCGATGATGTCAACACCACAACGCCGATCAGCTCGGAAACTTTCCATCCACAATCATCTTCCACTGAGCCTTTGATCTCTGACTCTTCATCCTTCTCCTCTTCATCGTTTCCATTGGATGCTACACCGACCCCGACTGCTGATTGGTTAATGAGTTTTTCCACTCTAAATGACTGGTCTAGTGTGGAACCCACGAGGACAAACAGTGACCCTG gtgccTGCTATGACATCACAGAGGCTCAGTGTCACATGTTGCCATATAACCAGAGTGGCATGTTGCCGGGGGCGATGGTGGTGAAGcatggagagatggagatgtTTCTGCGCTTCTTCACGTACCTGAACAGACTAAACTGTTACTCACACATCATGCTGTTTGGCTGCAGCATCGCACTGCCTCAGTGTGTCACTGATGGGGGCaacat gcgagTGATTTTACCATGTCAGTCGTTCTGCGAGGCGGCGAAGGAGGGATGTGAATCTGTTCTTCAGATGTTTAACGCCTCCTGGCCCGACTTCCTGCGCTGCTCACAGTTCCTCAatgtctccatggcaacagctGGAGTCACGCCCACTTGCTACACACCGCGCCATGCCAAGGGTCGAGCCT CTGTATGTGGAGGCACTGACAGCTTCCTCTGTGCAACAGGAGTTTGTGTCCCACAGAAACTGGTGTGTAATGGGTTTAACGATTGTGATGACTGGAGTGATGAAGCTGACTGtg tgtgttcAGAGAAAGAGTTCAGGTGTGGAACTGGACGCTGTGTCAACACTTCTCTGCTGTGTGACAGCTATGATGACTGTGGGGACCTCAGTGATGAGCACAActgca AGTGTGACAGTGTAAAGGAGCATGAGTGTGGAGACGGACGCTGTGTCCCTCTGGAGTGGCTTTGTGATGGAGATCACGACTGTGTGGACAAGAGCGACGAACTCAACTGCT catgTAAAGCACAGGGATTGTTGGAGTGTAAAAGCGGACAGTGTATCCCCAGTGCCTTTCACTGTGATGGAGAGGAAGACTGCAAGGATGGCAGTGATGAAGAAAACTGTACCAAACAGCAGT CTCATGGCTCGTGTCCTCCTGATCAGCCGAGCTGTATCTCTACTGCCTGTTCTCCTGGGTGTGGTGCTGGTGGGGGTGCTGGTGGGGGTCCCTGTGAGCCTCGCAACACCAGCATTAACTGCa gtggctGTGAGCCAATCTCACTGGAGCTGTGTATGAACCTGCCATACAACACAACAAGGTTTCCGAACTATCTGGGCCACCAGTCTCAGAAGGAGAGTTCAGTGAGCTGGGAGTCGTCTCTCTTTCCTGCACTTGTTCAAACAAACTGCTACAAATACCTCATGTTCTTCGCCTGCACTGTTCTAGTGCCCAAATGTGACCTGGTTACACACCACAGAGTCCCACCAtgcag GTCTCTCTGCAGGAGTTCTAAGGAGAGGTGTGAGTTGGTGCTGAGCATTGTGGGATTGCAGTGGCCTGAGGAAATGGACTGTGTTCAGTTTCCTGAGGAAGGACAAGAAAACACACCCTGTCTTCTTCCTGACCCAGATGTAaaag agtgttcACCCAGTCACTTCAAGTGTCACTCAGGACGCTGTGTGCTCTCCTCTAAACGCTGTGACGGACACAAAGACTGTGACGACGAGAGCGATGAGGAACACTGTG GTTGTAGAGAGCGTGGACTATTCGAATGTCCCTCAGATAAATCCTGCATTAAGAACTCGATGATCTGTGATGGCTTTCCTGACTGCAGCCTCCAGGAGGACGAGGAGAACTGCT cgGTGTGTAATGATAACGAGCTGGAGTGCAATAATCACGAGTGTGTTCACCGAACTCTGTGGTGTGATGGGAGGAAGCACTGCACAGACAGCTCGGACGAGTGGAACTGTG tctctctctccgaCTCTGTGTTGTTGGTCAGTAAGACAGCAGTGGAGTATCAGGTTTGTGCTGATGAATGGAACCTGGAGCTCAGCAGCATCGCTTGCAAGCAACTGGGTTTAGG tgcTCCTTTGTCAACAGAATCAGTGGAGGATGTGCAGATCTTTGGAAGGAGACGCTGGCTTCATGTTCGTACTGACTGGAGCCTCCATAACAACACCACACTGCAGGGACTACTGGAGaaaagagg GCATTCCTGTCATTCACGAAAGAAGATTGCTCTTCAGTGTACCAGAGGcg agtgtggGCGCAGGCCTGCAGCACGGATGGTAAAAAGGATCCTGGGAGGTCGTACAAGTCGCCCAGGTCGCTGGCCGTGGCAGTGTTCACTACAGAGTGAGGAGAGCGGCCATATCTGTGGCTGTGTCCTGATCGGGAGGAGGTGGGCTCTCACTGTGGCCCACTGCTTTGAGgg GCGAGAGAGTGCAGATGTGTGGAAGGTGGTGATGGGGATCAATAACCTGGACCAcccgtccacacacactcagactcggAGTGTGAAGAGTGTGACAGTTCACTCACGCTACAATCGCGCCGTGGTCGATTATGACATCAGCATCATCGAGCTGGACGAGGACGTACACATCAGCAGCCATGTGCGGCCTGTGTGTTTACCTGAACCtgggcacacactcactcctgaCACCTACTGCTATATCACTGGCTGGGGACACATGGGCAACCGCA tgcccTTTAAGCTGCAGGAGGGTGTGGTCAGGGtgatctctctgtctcagtgtcAGTCATATTTTGATATGAAGACCATCACATCTCGGATGCTCTGTGCAGGTTATGAAGCTGGAACTATTGACTCCTgcatg ggtgatagCGGTGGTCCATTGGTGTGTGAGGACCCTGATGGTCACTGGACTCTGTTTGGTCTGACCTCATGGGGCTCAGTGTGTTTCTCCAAAGTGCTTGGACCCGGAGTTTACGccaacatcacacacttcaCTGAGTGGATCAGGAGACAGATCTACTTACACACCTTTCACCTAGTCTAG
- the corin gene encoding atrial natriuretic peptide-converting enzyme isoform X2 encodes MGDTCSHKLGSTKLLKLLIIILPCVCGLTCLITLLLAFTGIIGNGLLESSDSAPFSATDVSMATLFSNVAVTMDDNLDDVNTTTPISSETFHPQSSSTEPLISDSSSFSSSSFPLDATPTPTADWLMSFSTLNDWSSVEPTRTNSDPGACYDITEAQCHMLPYNQSGMLPGAMVVKHGEMEMFLRFFTYLNRLNCYSHIMLFGCSIALPQCVTDGGNMRVILPCQSFCEAAKEGCESVLQMFNASWPDFLRCSQFLNVSMATAGVTPTCYTPRHAKGRASVCGGTDSFLCATGVCVPQKLVCNGFNDCDDWSDEADCVCSEKEFRCGTGRCVNTSLLCDSYDDCGDLSDEHNCKCDSVKEHECGDGRCVPLEWLCDGDHDCVDKSDELNCSCKAQGLLECKSGQCIPSAFHCDGEEDCKDGSDEENCTKQQSHGSCPPDQPSCISTACSPGCGAGGGAGGGPCEPRNTSINCSGCEPISLELCMNLPYNTTRFPNYLGHQSQKESSVSWESSLFPALVQTNCYKYLMFFACTVLVPKCDLVTHHRVPPCRSLCRSSKERCELVLSIVGLQWPEEMDCVQFPEEGQENTPCLLPDPDVKECSPSHFKCHSGRCVLSSKRCDGHKDCDDESDEEHCGCRERGLFECPSDKSCIKNSMICDGFPDCSLQEDEENCSVCNDNELECNNHECVHRTLWCDGRKHCTDSSDEWNCVSLSDSVLLVSKTAVEYQVCADEWNLELSSIACKQLGLGAPLSTESVEDVQIFGRRRWLHVRTDWSLHNNTTLQGLLEKRGHSCHSRKKIALQCTRGECGRRPAARMVKRILGGRTSRPGRWPWQCSLQSEESGHICGCVLIGRRWALTVAHCFEGRESADVWKVVMGINNLDHPSTHTQTRSVKSVTVHSRYNRAVVDYDISIIELDEDVHISSHVRPVCLPEPGHTLTPDTYCYITGWGHMGNRMPFKLQEGVVRVISLSQCQSYFDMKTITSRMLCAGYEAGTIDSCMGDSGGPLVCEDPDGHWTLFGLTSWGSVCFSKVLGPGVYANITHFTEWIRRQIYLHTFHLV; translated from the exons ATGGGGGACACATGTTCACATAAACTCGGCTCAACAAAGCTCCTGAAGCTGCTGATTATCatcctgccctgtgtgtgtggcctcACCTGCCTCATCACACTGCTGCTTGCCttcacag GAATCATTGGGAATGGACTTCTTGAATCCAGTGACTCCGCCCCTTTCTCCGCCACAGATGTTTCCATGGCGACACTCTTCTCCAATGTTGCTGTAACGATGGATGACAATCTCGATGATGTCAACACCACAACGCCGATCAGCTCGGAAACTTTCCATCCACAATCATCTTCCACTGAGCCTTTGATCTCTGACTCTTCATCCTTCTCCTCTTCATCGTTTCCATTGGATGCTACACCGACCCCGACTGCTGATTGGTTAATGAGTTTTTCCACTCTAAATGACTGGTCTAGTGTGGAACCCACGAGGACAAACAGTGACCCTG gtgccTGCTATGACATCACAGAGGCTCAGTGTCACATGTTGCCATATAACCAGAGTGGCATGTTGCCGGGGGCGATGGTGGTGAAGcatggagagatggagatgtTTCTGCGCTTCTTCACGTACCTGAACAGACTAAACTGTTACTCACACATCATGCTGTTTGGCTGCAGCATCGCACTGCCTCAGTGTGTCACTGATGGGGGCaacat gcgagTGATTTTACCATGTCAGTCGTTCTGCGAGGCGGCGAAGGAGGGATGTGAATCTGTTCTTCAGATGTTTAACGCCTCCTGGCCCGACTTCCTGCGCTGCTCACAGTTCCTCAatgtctccatggcaacagctGGAGTCACGCCCACTTGCTACACACCGCGCCATGCCAAGGGTCGAGCCT CTGTATGTGGAGGCACTGACAGCTTCCTCTGTGCAACAGGAGTTTGTGTCCCACAGAAACTGGTGTGTAATGGGTTTAACGATTGTGATGACTGGAGTGATGAAGCTGACTGtg tgtgttcAGAGAAAGAGTTCAGGTGTGGAACTGGACGCTGTGTCAACACTTCTCTGCTGTGTGACAGCTATGATGACTGTGGGGACCTCAGTGATGAGCACAActgca AGTGTGACAGTGTAAAGGAGCATGAGTGTGGAGACGGACGCTGTGTCCCTCTGGAGTGGCTTTGTGATGGAGATCACGACTGTGTGGACAAGAGCGACGAACTCAACTGCT catgTAAAGCACAGGGATTGTTGGAGTGTAAAAGCGGACAGTGTATCCCCAGTGCCTTTCACTGTGATGGAGAGGAAGACTGCAAGGATGGCAGTGATGAAGAAAACTGTACCAAACAGCAGT CTCATGGCTCGTGTCCTCCTGATCAGCCGAGCTGTATCTCTACTGCCTGTTCTCCTGGGTGTGGTGCTGGTGGGGGTGCTGGTGGGGGTCCCTGTGAGCCTCGCAACACCAGCATTAACTGCa gtggctGTGAGCCAATCTCACTGGAGCTGTGTATGAACCTGCCATACAACACAACAAGGTTTCCGAACTATCTGGGCCACCAGTCTCAGAAGGAGAGTTCAGTGAGCTGGGAGTCGTCTCTCTTTCCTGCACTTGTTCAAACAAACTGCTACAAATACCTCATGTTCTTCGCCTGCACTGTTCTAGTGCCCAAATGTGACCTGGTTACACACCACAGAGTCCCACCAtgcag GTCTCTCTGCAGGAGTTCTAAGGAGAGGTGTGAGTTGGTGCTGAGCATTGTGGGATTGCAGTGGCCTGAGGAAATGGACTGTGTTCAGTTTCCTGAGGAAGGACAAGAAAACACACCCTGTCTTCTTCCTGACCCAGATGTAaaag agtgttcACCCAGTCACTTCAAGTGTCACTCAGGACGCTGTGTGCTCTCCTCTAAACGCTGTGACGGACACAAAGACTGTGACGACGAGAGCGATGAGGAACACTGTG GTTGTAGAGAGCGTGGACTATTCGAATGTCCCTCAGATAAATCCTGCATTAAGAACTCGATGATCTGTGATGGCTTTCCTGACTGCAGCCTCCAGGAGGACGAGGAGAACTGCT cgGTGTGTAATGATAACGAGCTGGAGTGCAATAATCACGAGTGTGTTCACCGAACTCTGTGGTGTGATGGGAGGAAGCACTGCACAGACAGCTCGGACGAGTGGAACTGTG tctctctctccgaCTCTGTGTTGTTGGTCAGTAAGACAGCAGTGGAGTATCAGGTTTGTGCTGATGAATGGAACCTGGAGCTCAGCAGCATCGCTTGCAAGCAACTGGGTTTAGG tgcTCCTTTGTCAACAGAATCAGTGGAGGATGTGCAGATCTTTGGAAGGAGACGCTGGCTTCATGTTCGTACTGACTGGAGCCTCCATAACAACACCACACTGCAGGGACTACTGGAGaaaagagg GCATTCCTGTCATTCACGAAAGAAGATTGCTCTTCAGTGTACCAGAGGcg agtgtggGCGCAGGCCTGCAGCACGGATGGTAAAAAGGATCCTGGGAGGTCGTACAAGTCGCCCAGGTCGCTGGCCGTGGCAGTGTTCACTACAGAGTGAGGAGAGCGGCCATATCTGTGGCTGTGTCCTGATCGGGAGGAGGTGGGCTCTCACTGTGGCCCACTGCTTTGAGgg GCGAGAGAGTGCAGATGTGTGGAAGGTGGTGATGGGGATCAATAACCTGGACCAcccgtccacacacactcagactcggAGTGTGAAGAGTGTGACAGTTCACTCACGCTACAATCGCGCCGTGGTCGATTATGACATCAGCATCATCGAGCTGGACGAGGACGTACACATCAGCAGCCATGTGCGGCCTGTGTGTTTACCTGAACCtgggcacacactcactcctgaCACCTACTGCTATATCACTGGCTGGGGACACATGGGCAACCGCA tgcccTTTAAGCTGCAGGAGGGTGTGGTCAGGGtgatctctctgtctcagtgtcAGTCATATTTTGATATGAAGACCATCACATCTCGGATGCTCTGTGCAGGTTATGAAGCTGGAACTATTGACTCCTgcatg ggtgatagCGGTGGTCCATTGGTGTGTGAGGACCCTGATGGTCACTGGACTCTGTTTGGTCTGACCTCATGGGGCTCAGTGTGTTTCTCCAAAGTGCTTGGACCCGGAGTTTACGccaacatcacacacttcaCTGAGTGGATCAGGAGACAGATCTACTTACACACCTTTCACCTAGTCTAG